One region of Mucilaginibacter gotjawali genomic DNA includes:
- a CDS encoding division/cell wall cluster transcriptional repressor MraZ, giving the protein MSFLTGEFECKLDNKGRMMVPSGLKKKLPEAESEGLVINRGFKKYLVIYTKKQWDKKLEELSKLNEYDEEDIEFVRYFMRGATELSLDAAGRVNLPQFLLDHAEIKSDVVITCLLNRIEVWNSEAHKALMNTEPKDFAKMALKMKEVNNG; this is encoded by the coding sequence ATGTCATTCCTCACCGGCGAATTTGAGTGTAAACTGGATAATAAAGGACGCATGATGGTCCCATCCGGCCTAAAGAAAAAGCTTCCCGAAGCTGAGTCTGAAGGTCTTGTGATCAATCGTGGCTTTAAAAAATATCTGGTCATCTACACAAAAAAACAATGGGATAAAAAACTGGAAGAACTAAGCAAACTTAACGAATATGACGAGGAAGATATAGAATTTGTAAGATATTTTATGCGCGGCGCGACGGAATTGAGCCTTGACGCAGCAGGCCGGGTGAATTTGCCCCAGTTTTTGCTCGACCACGCGGAGATAAAAAGTGACGTAGTTATTACCTGCCTTTTAAACAGGATTGAAGTTTGGAACAGTGAAGCGCATAAGGCATTGATGAATACAGAACCCAAAGATTTTG
- a CDS encoding serine hydrolase — MKIILFPSSNFRRRCSIALGLLITVASQLRAQVIAPDSIDRLVNRTLQTFDVPGIAVAIVKDDKMIFAKGYGYASLNTHKKVDENTLFGIASNSKAFTTASIGILCDEGKIKLDDKVTDYIPEFKMYDPYVTAEFTIRDLLTHRSGLGLGAGDLMDWPDSTSFTVEDMIHNLRYLKQASSFRSKYDYDNQLYKVAGELIKRVSGMSWEDFVATRIMKPLQMNNSAPAYQLIKDYSNVVDAHAPVDGKVIVIPRYKTTTGNAAGGIYSSVADLSKWVIMQMNNGKYGDGKQLFSEAIHFQMWSPQTIVPVGPNSPYNTHFAAYGLGWFLSDVKGYKEVNHTGGIDGMVTKVTLIPELKLAIIVLTNQQSGAAFSAVTNQIKDSYLGITGRDWVKTYGDMVKQSQQGADKVMDAVWQQVDARRHDTSKPDLSPFTGTYHDSWLGDAVITLKDGQLWFNAKRSPKLTGQVLPYKGDTFVIRWNYRSMEADAFAMFSFDENGKPTGLKLKAISPLTDFSFDFQDLDFKKTE; from the coding sequence ATGAAAATAATTCTATTCCCGTCGTCAAACTTTAGGCGCAGGTGTTCAATCGCCCTTGGGCTTCTTATTACTGTCGCATCTCAATTGCGCGCCCAGGTAATCGCCCCGGATTCCATTGACCGGCTGGTTAACCGCACCCTGCAAACTTTTGATGTACCTGGAATTGCTGTGGCAATAGTAAAAGATGATAAAATGATATTTGCCAAAGGCTATGGCTATGCCTCGCTGAATACGCATAAAAAAGTAGATGAGAACACCCTGTTTGGGATTGCATCCAACAGTAAGGCCTTTACTACCGCCTCCATAGGGATACTTTGCGATGAAGGAAAAATAAAACTCGATGATAAGGTGACCGACTATATCCCAGAGTTTAAAATGTACGACCCGTATGTAACCGCCGAATTTACCATAAGGGACCTGCTTACCCACCGCAGCGGGCTTGGCCTTGGCGCAGGAGACTTGATGGACTGGCCCGATTCGACCAGTTTTACGGTAGAGGATATGATCCATAACCTCAGGTATTTGAAACAGGCGTCAAGTTTCCGCAGCAAATACGATTATGATAACCAGCTATATAAAGTGGCTGGCGAGCTGATCAAAAGGGTTTCGGGCATGAGCTGGGAAGATTTTGTAGCAACCCGCATTATGAAGCCTTTGCAAATGAACAACAGCGCGCCGGCTTATCAACTGATCAAAGACTATTCAAATGTTGTGGACGCCCATGCCCCGGTTGACGGTAAAGTGATCGTGATCCCCCGTTATAAAACCACCACCGGTAATGCTGCCGGCGGTATTTACAGCAGCGTGGCGGACTTAAGTAAATGGGTGATCATGCAAATGAATAATGGTAAATATGGTGATGGCAAACAGCTTTTCAGCGAAGCGATCCATTTTCAAATGTGGTCGCCGCAGACCATTGTACCGGTCGGCCCGAATTCACCTTACAATACACACTTTGCGGCCTATGGGTTGGGCTGGTTTTTGAGCGATGTTAAGGGCTATAAAGAGGTAAACCATACCGGGGGCATCGATGGTATGGTAACCAAAGTAACGCTGATACCAGAGCTTAAACTGGCGATCATTGTTTTAACCAACCAGCAATCAGGCGCGGCATTCAGCGCAGTAACCAACCAGATTAAAGACAGTTACCTGGGGATTACCGGCCGCGACTGGGTAAAAACGTATGGCGACATGGTGAAACAAAGCCAGCAGGGCGCCGATAAAGTGATGGATGCCGTTTGGCAGCAGGTGGATGCCCGCAGGCACGACACATCAAAACCAGACCTCTCTCCTTTTACCGGCACCTATCATGATAGCTGGCTGGGCGATGCCGTTATCACCTTAAAAGATGGCCAGCTTTGGTTCAATGCCAAACGTTCGCCGAAATTAACCGGGCAGGTTTTGCCCTACAAGGGTGATACCTTTGTGATCAGGTGGAATTACCGCAGTATGGAGGCGGATGCATTTGCGATGTTCTCTTTCGACGAAAATGGCAAACCAACGGGGTTAAAGTTAAAAGCGATTTCTCCGCTAACTGATTTTAGCTTTGATTTCCAGGATCTGGATTTTAAGAAAACGGAGTGA
- a CDS encoding DUF4846 domain-containing protein produces MKSTITSLFLLVCSAFTSTDTVLTRFTAPAGYQQVKPPPGSFGEYLQNLPLKPAGTHTLTYKGAVAATDVFTAAVVDLSVGNEDLQQCADAVMRLRGEYLYRQKRFSEIAFHFESGFKCDYIHYADGYRYHNDRWVLKAKKDYSYPTFMRYMTLVFDYAGTLSLDKELKRVKSPDELKTGDIFIKGGSPGHCFIVMDVVENPQHKKLFLLAQSFMPAQNIQVLQYHSPWFSMDVKSEIWYGELIDKAYLKRFEE; encoded by the coding sequence ATGAAAAGCACTATCACGTCCTTATTTCTGTTGGTTTGCAGCGCATTTACTTCAACCGATACCGTGCTTACCCGTTTTACTGCCCCTGCCGGTTACCAGCAGGTAAAACCGCCTCCGGGCAGCTTTGGCGAATACCTGCAAAACCTCCCGCTGAAACCTGCAGGCACTCATACTTTAACCTACAAAGGCGCTGTTGCCGCTACGGATGTCTTTACGGCCGCAGTAGTGGATCTGAGTGTGGGTAATGAGGACTTGCAGCAATGTGCGGATGCCGTAATGCGGCTGCGGGGAGAATATTTGTATCGTCAAAAACGGTTCAGCGAGATTGCTTTTCATTTTGAAAGCGGCTTTAAATGTGACTATATCCACTACGCTGACGGATACCGCTATCATAACGACCGCTGGGTATTAAAGGCCAAAAAAGATTATAGCTACCCCACCTTTATGCGGTATATGACCCTGGTTTTTGATTACGCCGGCACCCTGTCGCTTGATAAGGAATTGAAAAGAGTTAAAAGTCCTGATGAGCTAAAAACAGGCGATATTTTCATCAAAGGCGGCTCACCGGGCCATTGTTTTATTGTGATGGACGTGGTGGAAAACCCTCAGCATAAAAAACTATTCCTCCTCGCCCAAAGCTTTATGCCCGCGCAAAATATACAGGTATTGCAATATCACTCGCCATGGTTCAGCATGGATGTAAAAAGCGAGATCTGGTACGGGGAGTTGATTGATAAGGCGTATTTGAAGCGTTTCGAAGAATAA
- a CDS encoding M15 family metallopeptidase, with amino-acid sequence MISGLRGKRSKNENNNFAPDILIVPAPAGSPNGDPALDNAGRNAGSSARDPAGTERRHHPPSRKKLIETYPNFISGYAGNHLIFKDKTKMLWDDGIKNKSFKTLLDKPDLKDMFTQKYTAGLLREPLASNFDPGRIRYEPFFLKMYGATEKAVEKNLVEITWCPKLVGQRIRVTKINGIDKKLAQISKELDEHPELKRYLTNIGGTFTWRNIAGTHRHSMHSFGMTIDINTAYSDYWQWACKCSNENAVIKYKNRIPQLIVDTFEKYGFIWGGKWYHYDTMHFEYRPELIQ; translated from the coding sequence ATGATATCAGGATTGAGGGGTAAAAGATCAAAAAATGAGAACAATAATTTTGCTCCTGATATACTTATCGTACCCGCCCCCGCAGGGTCTCCCAACGGGGACCCTGCGCTGGATAATGCCGGCCGGAACGCAGGGTCCTCTGCGAGAGACCCCGCTGGGACAGAAAGGAGACACCATCCCCCCAGCCGCAAAAAACTCATTGAAACTTACCCAAATTTCATCTCCGGCTATGCCGGTAACCACCTCATTTTTAAAGATAAAACAAAAATGCTTTGGGATGATGGCATCAAAAATAAATCCTTCAAAACCTTGCTGGATAAGCCTGATCTGAAAGATATGTTCACCCAAAAATACACGGCCGGGTTGTTAAGGGAGCCGCTTGCGTCGAACTTTGATCCCGGCAGGATCAGGTATGAGCCGTTCTTTTTAAAGATGTATGGCGCTACGGAAAAAGCGGTTGAAAAAAACCTGGTCGAAATTACGTGGTGCCCCAAACTGGTTGGCCAGCGGATCAGGGTGACAAAGATCAACGGCATCGACAAAAAACTCGCCCAAATATCAAAAGAACTGGATGAACATCCCGAATTAAAAAGATACCTCACGAACATTGGCGGTACCTTTACCTGGCGGAATATAGCCGGCACCCACCGCCACAGCATGCACAGTTTCGGGATGACGATTGATATCAATACCGCTTATTCCGATTACTGGCAATGGGCCTGCAAATGCAGCAATGAAAACGCGGTAATTAAATATAAAAACCGCATACCACAGTTGATCGTCGATACGTTTGAGAAATACGGTTTCATCTGGGGTGGCAAATGGTATCATTATGATACCATGCACTTTGAGTACCGGCCCGAACTTATTCAATAA
- a CDS encoding pentapeptide repeat-containing protein, with amino-acid sequence MTPDIIEDETFTKISAAAIVGHKRTYENCAFVNCDLSYAHLSGMVFIGCRFEDCNLSLAQLADTGLQDLHFKDCKLSGADFSKSRDFLFEVNFENCILDNAIFYKKKNKGAKFKDCSMVETDFTEADLTDAHFNNCNLNRAFFSRTILKNADLRTSYNFTIDPDNNNLKKARFSAHGLAGLLAKYDIRIEG; translated from the coding sequence ATGACTCCTGACATCATCGAAGACGAAACCTTTACTAAAATATCCGCCGCTGCCATCGTAGGGCATAAGCGCACCTATGAAAATTGCGCATTTGTAAATTGTGATCTTTCCTATGCTCACTTGTCAGGAATGGTTTTTATTGGCTGCCGGTTCGAGGATTGCAATTTGTCGCTGGCACAATTAGCTGATACTGGTTTACAGGATCTCCATTTTAAAGACTGCAAGCTCAGCGGTGCGGATTTCAGCAAAAGCCGCGATTTTTTGTTTGAGGTGAATTTTGAAAACTGCATTCTTGACAATGCCATTTTCTACAAAAAGAAAAACAAAGGGGCTAAGTTTAAAGATTGCTCGATGGTGGAAACGGATTTTACCGAGGCTGACCTTACCGATGCCCACTTCAATAACTGCAACCTCAACCGGGCCTTTTTTAGCCGCACCATATTAAAAAACGCTGATCTCCGTACTTCCTACAATTTCACCATCGACCCGGATAATAATAATTTAAAAAAAGCGAGGTTTTCCGCACATGGGCTGGCGGGTCTGCTGGCTAAATATGATATCAGGATTGAGGGGTAA